From a single Cyanobacteria bacterium QS_8_64_29 genomic region:
- a CDS encoding DUF1815 domain-containing protein: MFVRLAQQHRQFVRDLVMNLQALAIVLEKRGYLASCYTCGNEMSSASFMVSLDDNHLIRFLVSDYGITWTEMRDDHELMKLEGAEAIGQLQDLADLVKYSLEPSADPNERASQAIAPNAGVTPPSQAAGTTASEEGTP; encoded by the coding sequence GTGTTCGTACGGCTCGCCCAGCAGCACCGCCAGTTCGTGCGCGATTTGGTCATGAACCTCCAGGCGCTCGCGATTGTTTTGGAAAAGCGCGGCTACTTGGCGTCTTGCTACACCTGCGGCAATGAAATGAGCAGCGCCTCCTTTATGGTGAGCCTGGATGACAATCACCTCATCCGCTTCCTGGTGTCCGATTACGGTATCACCTGGACCGAGATGCGCGACGATCACGAGCTGATGAAGCTGGAGGGGGCCGAAGCCATCGGGCAACTGCAAGATCTGGCCGATCTGGTCAAGTACTCGCTCGAGCCCTCCGCCGATCCCAACGAGCGTGCCAGCCAAGCGATTGCCCCCAATGCCGGCGTTACTCCCCCCTCGCAGGCCGCCGGCACAACGGCCAGCGAGGAGGGGACCCCCTAG
- the tkt gene encoding transketolase has translation MVATSQSLEQLCINSIRFLAVDAVEKASSGHPGLPMGAAPMAFVLWDRFLRHNPKNPDWFDRDRFVLSGGHGCMLQYALLYLTGYEGMTLDDIKQFRQWESKTPGHPENFMTEGVEVTTGPLGQGISNAVGLALAEANLASRFNQPDCNIIDHYTYAIASDGDIMEGVSSEACSLAGHMGLGKLVVLYDDNHISIDGPTELAFSEDVNKRYEAYGWHVQHIEGGNEDLDAIHRAIENAQAATDRPSLIRVTTTIGYGSPNKANTHEVHGAPLGGDEVTTTRQQLGWDYPEFTVPEDALNHFRQAVDRGSKLEADWNERWQQYRTRYPEAAATLERLMAGKLPESWESTLPTFSPEDKKDATRGYSQGVLNALSGVMPELIGGSADLAPSNKTLVKAEGDFSKHDHAARNLRFGVREHGMGAICNGIARHGGLIPYGATFTIFTDYMRAAIRLSALSRTGSIWVTTHDSIGLGEDGPTHQPIEQLASLRAMPNLTVIRPADGNETSGAYKVAIEQRNAPTLLSLSRQKVPNLPGTSIEGVTKGAYVLSDSNGPPELILIGTGSEVELCLQAAQQLRDEGRNVRVVSMPSWELFDRQDAAYRESVLPASVSKRLAVEAGATFGWCRYVGTQGDAIGIDRFGVSAPGDVALENFGFTTDNVVARAKQLLG, from the coding sequence ATGGTCGCGACCAGCCAATCCCTGGAACAACTCTGTATCAACTCGATTCGCTTCCTAGCGGTCGATGCGGTCGAAAAGGCAAGCTCCGGTCACCCGGGACTGCCCATGGGGGCCGCTCCCATGGCATTCGTCCTGTGGGATCGCTTTTTGCGCCACAATCCCAAAAACCCGGACTGGTTCGATCGTGATCGTTTCGTGCTCTCGGGCGGTCACGGCTGCATGCTGCAGTATGCCCTGCTCTATTTGACCGGCTATGAGGGCATGACCCTCGACGACATCAAGCAGTTCCGCCAGTGGGAGTCCAAAACGCCAGGCCACCCCGAAAACTTCATGACCGAAGGGGTCGAGGTGACCACGGGGCCGCTGGGCCAAGGCATCTCCAACGCCGTCGGACTGGCCCTGGCCGAGGCCAACTTGGCCAGCCGCTTCAACCAGCCCGATTGCAACATCATCGACCACTACACCTACGCCATCGCCAGCGACGGCGACATCATGGAAGGCGTCTCCAGCGAAGCCTGCTCGCTGGCGGGCCACATGGGGTTGGGCAAACTGGTTGTCCTCTACGATGACAACCACATCTCTATCGACGGGCCCACCGAGCTGGCCTTTAGCGAGGATGTGAATAAGCGCTACGAGGCCTACGGCTGGCACGTCCAGCACATCGAGGGCGGCAACGAGGATCTGGACGCCATCCACCGCGCGATCGAGAACGCGCAGGCTGCCACGGATCGACCCTCGCTCATCCGCGTCACCACCACCATCGGCTACGGCTCGCCCAACAAAGCCAACACCCACGAGGTCCACGGGGCACCGCTCGGGGGCGATGAAGTTACTACGACCCGCCAGCAGTTGGGGTGGGACTACCCGGAATTCACGGTTCCCGAAGACGCGCTCAACCACTTCCGCCAGGCCGTGGATCGCGGCTCCAAGCTCGAGGCCGACTGGAACGAGCGCTGGCAGCAGTACCGCACGCGCTACCCCGAAGCAGCGGCAACGCTGGAGCGCCTAATGGCCGGCAAGCTCCCCGAGAGCTGGGAGAGCACGCTGCCAACCTTCTCCCCAGAAGACAAAAAAGACGCCACGCGGGGATACTCGCAGGGCGTGCTCAACGCCCTCTCGGGCGTCATGCCCGAGCTCATCGGTGGCTCCGCCGACTTGGCCCCCTCCAACAAGACCCTGGTCAAAGCCGAAGGCGACTTCAGCAAGCACGACCACGCCGCCCGCAACCTGCGCTTTGGGGTGCGCGAGCACGGCATGGGGGCCATCTGCAACGGCATTGCCCGGCACGGCGGCCTGATTCCCTATGGGGCGACCTTCACTATCTTTACCGACTACATGCGGGCCGCCATCCGGCTCTCGGCGCTCTCGCGTACGGGCTCGATTTGGGTCACCACCCACGACTCCATCGGCCTGGGCGAGGACGGCCCCACTCACCAGCCCATCGAGCAGCTCGCGTCGCTGCGAGCTATGCCCAATCTGACCGTCATTCGCCCTGCTGACGGCAACGAGACCTCGGGGGCCTACAAAGTAGCCATCGAGCAGCGCAACGCCCCGACGCTGCTGTCGCTCTCGCGCCAGAAAGTCCCCAACTTGCCCGGCACCTCAATTGAGGGGGTCACCAAAGGCGCTTACGTTCTCTCCGACAGCAACGGGCCGCCCGAGCTGATCCTGATCGGCACGGGCAGCGAGGTGGAACTCTGCCTCCAGGCCGCCCAGCAGTTGCGCGATGAAGGGCGCAACGTCCGCGTGGTCTCCATGCCCAGCTGGGAGCTGTTCGACCGGCAGGATGCCGCCTATCGCGAGTCGGTCCTG
- the fabF gene encoding beta-ketoacyl-[acyl-carrier-protein] synthase II: MADWQPRRVAVTGLSAIAPVGNTLEAYWEGLLNGQNGIAPISHFDASEHACRIAGEVKGFDPSPYLQRKESKRMDRFAQFAVCASKQALADAQLEIDERNAGQIATIIGTGIGGIKVLEDQQAIYLSRGPDRCSPFMVPMMIANMAAGLTAIHTGAQGPNSCPVTACAAGSNAVGDAFRTIQRGDAQAAICGGTEAAITPLAVAGFSAAKALSANNEAPERACRPFDRDRDGFVMGEGAGILILEELEHARARGASIYAEVVGYGMTCDAYHMTSPDLNGQGPARAIELALKDGGIAPEQVSYINAHGTSTAGNDATETRAIKQALGDRAREVAISSTKSMTGHLLGGAGGIEAVATAMATARDRVPPTINLDAPDPECDLDYTPHASRAQPVEVALSNSFGFGGHNVTLALRKYA; this comes from the coding sequence ATGGCAGATTGGCAACCCAGACGCGTGGCCGTTACCGGGCTGAGTGCGATCGCCCCAGTAGGGAACACGCTGGAGGCATACTGGGAGGGACTGCTAAACGGGCAAAACGGCATCGCGCCCATCTCGCACTTCGATGCCTCCGAGCATGCGTGCCGCATCGCCGGGGAAGTTAAAGGCTTCGATCCCAGTCCCTACCTGCAGCGCAAAGAGAGCAAGCGCATGGATCGCTTCGCGCAGTTTGCCGTTTGCGCCAGCAAGCAGGCCCTAGCGGACGCGCAACTCGAGATTGACGAGCGTAATGCCGGCCAAATTGCCACCATCATCGGGACTGGCATTGGCGGCATTAAGGTCCTCGAAGACCAGCAAGCGATCTATCTGTCCCGCGGGCCCGATCGCTGCAGCCCGTTCATGGTGCCGATGATGATCGCCAACATGGCTGCCGGCCTGACCGCCATTCACACCGGCGCGCAAGGCCCCAACTCCTGTCCGGTGACAGCCTGCGCGGCCGGTTCTAACGCCGTGGGTGACGCGTTTCGCACCATCCAGCGCGGCGACGCCCAAGCAGCCATCTGCGGCGGCACCGAGGCTGCCATTACGCCGCTAGCTGTGGCTGGCTTCTCCGCTGCCAAGGCCCTCTCGGCCAACAACGAGGCTCCCGAGCGCGCCTGCCGCCCCTTTGATCGTGATCGCGATGGGTTCGTCATGGGCGAGGGAGCTGGCATTTTGATCCTCGAGGAGCTCGAGCACGCCCGCGCGCGCGGGGCCTCCATTTACGCAGAAGTGGTGGGCTATGGCATGACCTGCGATGCCTACCACATGACCTCCCCCGATCTGAACGGTCAGGGGCCAGCCCGCGCCATCGAGCTAGCCCTCAAAGACGGCGGTATTGCCCCCGAGCAAGTCAGCTACATCAACGCCCACGGCACCAGCACCGCCGGCAACGACGCCACCGAAACCCGCGCCATCAAGCAGGCGCTCGGCGATCGCGCCCGCGAGGTCGCTATCAGCTCGACCAAATCCATGACCGGTCACCTGCTCGGCGGCGCCGGCGGCATCGAGGCAGTTGCGACGGCCATGGCCACCGCCCGCGATCGCGTGCCGCCGACGATCAACTTGGATGCCCCCGATCCCGAATGCGACCTCGACTATACCCCGCACGCCAGCCGCGCTCAGCCAGTGGAGGTGGCGCTCTCCAACTCGTTCGGCTTTGGGGGGCACAACGTTACGCTAGCCTTGAGAAAATATGCCTAG
- a CDS encoding acyl carrier protein — MSQEIFEKVQKIVAEQLEVDASEVQPEASFANDLGADSLDTVELVMALEEEFDIEIPDEAAENIGTVQAAVDYISEKVTASA; from the coding sequence ATGAGCCAGGAAATTTTTGAGAAGGTGCAAAAGATCGTTGCCGAGCAGCTCGAGGTCGATGCCAGCGAGGTTCAGCCTGAGGCCAGCTTTGCCAACGACTTGGGGGCTGACTCGCTAGATACGGTCGAGCTCGTGATGGCCCTGGAAGAAGAATTCGACATTGAAATTCCGGACGAAGCGGCCGAGAACATTGGGACCGTGCAAGCGGCGGTCGATTACATTAGCGAGAAGGTTACTGCGTCGGCCTAA